One Actinomyces respiraculi DNA window includes the following coding sequences:
- a CDS encoding Fur family transcriptional regulator, whose protein sequence is MTTARSTSGSTSSRPRATWQRAAVADLLTRTAEFRSAQQIHAALEAEGSRVGLATVYRNLTAMAEAGDVDQVRNADGEILYRACDGLGHHHHHLVCRRCGHAVEVSDSALETWVSQVSSTHGFTRMEHTAEFFGLCAQCSALADDEQNTR, encoded by the coding sequence ATGACGACGGCACGCTCGACCTCAGGCTCCACGTCCAGCCGGCCCCGTGCCACCTGGCAGCGGGCCGCCGTCGCTGACCTGCTCACCCGCACGGCCGAGTTCCGCTCCGCCCAGCAGATCCACGCCGCCCTCGAAGCCGAGGGCTCCAGGGTGGGGCTCGCCACCGTCTACCGCAACCTCACTGCCATGGCAGAGGCCGGTGACGTCGACCAGGTGCGCAACGCCGACGGCGAGATCCTCTACCGCGCCTGCGATGGCCTGGGCCACCACCATCACCACCTCGTGTGCCGGCGCTGCGGGCACGCCGTCGAGGTCTCCGACTCCGCCCTGGAGACCTGGGTCTCTCAGGTCTCCTCCACCCACGGCTTCACCCGCATGGAGCACACCGCCGAGTTCTTCGGCCTGTGCGCACAGTGCTCGGCCCTGGCCGACGATGAGCAGAACACGCGGTAG
- a CDS encoding glutamine amidotransferase-related protein, whose product MSAPFLLAVCRRPGAIADDEITFLDQQTGLTPGRGLDVIRLLDDDCPEPDTLDLSSWAGVLITGSPLSLTGPLSADPAHERLRERVLALSLRLVQEDVPTLGLCFGLQSIVLALGGSLRDDVGEELQAPVMTLTDTGAEDPLTAPLAPSFRAYVGHSHSVTSLPGGGVVLATGAHCPIQMGRWGRHVYGTQFHPEITTAGMRIRIDTYGDAYYPAHERAAVIERCDAADVRPANRIVSGFVQRYREDTP is encoded by the coding sequence GTGAGCGCCCCCTTCCTCCTCGCCGTCTGCCGCCGCCCCGGGGCCATCGCCGACGACGAGATCACCTTCCTCGACCAGCAGACGGGCCTTACGCCCGGTCGGGGGCTCGACGTCATCCGCCTGCTCGACGACGACTGCCCGGAGCCGGACACGCTCGACCTGTCGTCCTGGGCCGGCGTGCTCATCACCGGCTCGCCCCTGTCCCTCACCGGCCCCCTGTCCGCCGACCCCGCCCACGAGCGGCTGCGCGAGCGCGTCCTGGCCCTGTCCCTGCGTCTGGTCCAGGAGGACGTGCCCACCCTGGGCCTGTGCTTCGGTCTGCAGTCCATCGTCCTGGCGCTGGGCGGCAGCCTGCGCGACGACGTCGGCGAGGAGCTCCAGGCACCCGTCATGACTCTGACCGACACCGGCGCCGAGGACCCGCTCACCGCTCCCCTGGCCCCGAGCTTCAGGGCCTACGTCGGGCACTCGCACTCGGTGACCAGCCTGCCCGGCGGGGGTGTCGTCCTGGCCACGGGCGCACACTGCCCCATCCAGATGGGCCGCTGGGGACGCCATGTCTATGGCACCCAGTTCCATCCCGAGATCACCACGGCCGGGATGCGCATACGCATCGACACCTACGGCGACGCCTACTACCCCGCCCATGAGCGCGCCGCCGTCATCGAGCGCTGCGACGCCGCGGACGTGCGCCCTGCCAACCGCATCGTCAGCGGCTTCGTCCAGCGCTACCGCGAGGACACCCCATGA
- a CDS encoding carboxylate-amine ligase, translated as MSIVFARSPRSSVGVEWELQVVDPATGRLAPLGPDVLGELHAAETSGAERVHKEMHRCMIELVSARRTRVPDALGDLAASLELVTPAFAAHGAALTGAGTHPFENPAEHEVTCTPRYVELVERTRWWGRQMLIFGTHVHVGVDDVDRAVPILTHMATYIGHLQAVAASSPTWAGQETGYADNRAMMFQQLPTAGLPEPLSTWQDFEDCARDLRQAGAIREVNELRWDVRPAPAFGTVEVRACDASSNLAEVGAVAALVHCLVEEAARILDAGRALRRMPRWLLAANKWYSARYGLDAALVEEAGADPVPLRESLPGLLARLAPIAEDLGCEAELAWAGTVLEVGNGSERQLAVARSAEARGADPGLAVVHHLLAETTAAVPLAPERA; from the coding sequence ATGAGTATCGTCTTCGCGCGCTCACCGCGCTCGAGCGTCGGCGTCGAGTGGGAGCTGCAGGTGGTCGACCCGGCCACCGGCCGCCTGGCCCCCCTCGGCCCCGACGTCCTCGGCGAGCTCCACGCGGCCGAGACCTCGGGCGCCGAGCGCGTCCACAAGGAGATGCACCGCTGCATGATCGAGCTTGTCTCGGCCCGGCGCACCCGGGTCCCTGACGCGCTCGGGGACCTGGCCGCCTCCCTCGAGCTCGTCACCCCCGCCTTCGCCGCCCACGGTGCCGCGCTCACCGGCGCGGGCACCCACCCCTTCGAGAACCCGGCGGAGCACGAGGTCACCTGCACGCCCCGCTACGTCGAGCTCGTCGAGCGCACGCGCTGGTGGGGGCGCCAGATGCTCATCTTCGGCACTCACGTGCACGTCGGCGTCGACGACGTCGACCGGGCCGTGCCGATCCTCACCCACATGGCCACCTACATCGGCCACCTTCAGGCCGTGGCCGCCTCCTCCCCCACGTGGGCCGGGCAGGAGACCGGCTACGCGGACAACCGCGCCATGATGTTCCAGCAGCTGCCGACGGCGGGCCTGCCCGAGCCCCTGAGCACCTGGCAGGACTTCGAGGACTGCGCGCGTGACCTGCGCCAGGCCGGGGCGATCCGCGAGGTCAACGAGCTGCGCTGGGACGTGCGCCCGGCCCCCGCCTTCGGGACGGTCGAGGTGCGCGCCTGCGACGCCTCCTCCAACCTCGCCGAGGTGGGTGCCGTCGCCGCGCTCGTGCACTGCCTGGTCGAGGAGGCCGCGCGCATCCTCGACGCCGGGAGAGCGCTGCGCCGCATGCCCCGCTGGCTGCTGGCGGCCAACAAGTGGTACTCGGCGCGCTACGGTCTTGACGCCGCACTCGTTGAGGAGGCCGGGGCGGACCCGGTGCCGCTGCGCGAGTCGCTGCCCGGGCTCCTGGCGCGGCTGGCGCCCATCGCCGAGGATCTCGGCTGCGAGGCCGAGCTGGCGTGGGCGGGCACGGTGCTTGAGGTCGGCAACGGCTCCGAGCGTCAGCTGGCCGTGGCGCGCTCCGCCGAGGCGCGTGGTGCGGACCCGGGGCTCGCCGTCGTCCATCACCTGCTGGCAGAGACCACCGCGGCCGTGCCTCTGGCCCCGGAGCGCGCCTGA
- the uppS gene encoding polyprenyl diphosphate synthase, which produces MAAKSTAVYETVPLHREGLTPPPLAPASVPGHVACVMDGNGRWANSRGLPRTEGHRVGESTMMDVVAGAVEIGIKELSVYAFSTENWRRSPAEVRFLMGFTREVLRAQTDDLLAWGVRVNWVGREPRLWRSVLSELRRSERITAGNETLVLNMCLNYGGRAEIADAARALAADVEAGRITASSVNERTIQRYLYSPSMRDVDLLIRTGGEQRTSNFLMWESAYAELYFSDLPWPEFDRTRLWHAVEAYAHRERRFGGAVDVVTGAGTPHGPGVTA; this is translated from the coding sequence ATGGCCGCCAAGAGCACCGCCGTGTACGAGACCGTCCCCCTGCACCGCGAGGGGCTGACGCCCCCGCCCCTGGCGCCCGCCAGTGTGCCCGGCCACGTCGCCTGCGTCATGGACGGCAACGGACGCTGGGCCAACAGCCGCGGGCTGCCGCGCACCGAGGGGCACCGGGTGGGCGAGTCCACGATGATGGATGTCGTCGCGGGCGCCGTCGAGATCGGGATCAAGGAGCTGAGCGTCTACGCCTTCTCCACGGAGAACTGGCGGCGATCCCCGGCCGAGGTCCGCTTCCTCATGGGCTTCACCCGCGAGGTCCTGCGCGCCCAGACCGACGACCTGCTCGCCTGGGGCGTGCGCGTGAACTGGGTGGGGCGCGAGCCGCGCCTGTGGCGCTCCGTGCTGTCCGAGCTTCGTCGTTCCGAGCGGATCACGGCCGGCAACGAGACGCTCGTGCTCAACATGTGCCTCAACTACGGCGGGCGGGCGGAGATCGCCGACGCCGCCCGGGCACTTGCGGCCGATGTCGAGGCGGGCCGGATCACGGCGTCGTCCGTCAACGAGCGCACAATCCAGCGCTACCTGTACTCGCCGTCGATGCGCGACGTCGACCTGTTGATCCGTACCGGCGGGGAGCAGCGCACGAGCAACTTCCTCATGTGGGAGTCGGCTTACGCCGAGCTGTACTTCTCCGACCTGCCATGGCCGGAGTTCGACCGCACCCGGCTGTGGCACGCCGTCGAGGCCTACGCCCACCGTGAGCGCCGCTTCGGGGGAGCCGTCGACGTCGTGACAGGTGCGGGTACGCCGCACGGGCCGGGCGTGACCGCCTGA
- the recO gene encoding DNA repair protein RecO has product MPSKLYRDEALVLRTYTLGEADRIIVLLTRTHGQVRAVAKGVRRTTSRFGARLEPFSMIDIQLHQGRTLDVVTQVETIEPFARDITDDYAVFTCASTMVETAERLTEDDGDLGTTDSAQQFLLLYGALFALARRRHAPGLVLDSYLLRALALAGWAPSCFECATCGAPGPHTAFHVQAGGAVCPSCRPAGSVELEPGTMVLLGALLSGHWPVAERSTDRERAQASGLVSAYVTWHVERRLRSLSLVERV; this is encoded by the coding sequence GTGCCCAGCAAGCTCTACCGCGACGAGGCCCTCGTCCTGCGCACCTACACGCTGGGCGAGGCGGACCGCATCATCGTCCTGCTCACCCGCACCCACGGGCAGGTCCGCGCCGTCGCCAAGGGCGTGCGCCGCACCACCTCCCGTTTCGGCGCCCGCCTCGAGCCCTTCTCCATGATCGACATCCAGCTCCACCAGGGCCGCACCCTCGACGTCGTCACCCAGGTGGAGACCATTGAGCCCTTCGCGCGTGACATCACCGACGACTACGCCGTCTTCACCTGCGCCTCCACCATGGTCGAGACCGCCGAGCGCCTGACCGAGGACGACGGCGACCTCGGCACCACCGACTCCGCCCAGCAGTTCCTCCTGCTGTACGGCGCCCTGTTCGCCCTGGCCCGCCGTCGGCACGCCCCCGGACTGGTCCTCGACTCCTACCTGCTGCGCGCCCTCGCCCTGGCCGGCTGGGCCCCCTCCTGCTTCGAGTGCGCCACGTGCGGCGCCCCCGGCCCCCACACGGCCTTCCACGTCCAGGCCGGTGGCGCCGTGTGCCCCTCGTGCCGCCCCGCGGGCAGCGTCGAGCTCGAACCGGGCACCATGGTGCTGCTCGGCGCACTCCTGTCCGGGCACTGGCCCGTGGCGGAGCGCTCGACCGACCGCGAGCGTGCCCAAGCCTCCGGCCTGGTCTCGGCATACGTGACCTGGCACGTGGAGCGCCGCCTGCGCTCCCTCTCCCTCGTCGAAAGGGTCTGA
- a CDS encoding proline dehydrogenase family protein produces MATQDSPTPTSPAHTRACPDDLWAVGQRATARARRWADASAHEPVPRSASLLAGILADPDGLEFITRFTDDVVRPTDLDVAGAALARLAARRTSFLPRLLGAATGVGGRVARLAPRTSARIARRTFRELVGDLVVDATEANLGPALARLREGGNRLNVNLLGEAVLGEKEAERRLAAVTGLVTRDDVDYASVKVSAVTGPHNPWGHEEVVAHGVEALTPLYRTARDHGTFLNLDMEDYKDLDLTIEVFTAILDQPDLRGYEAGIVLQAYLPDSLAAMERLQDWAAARVASGGSRVKVRIVKGANLSMERVDAEIHGWELVTWPSKQATDTNYKRMLQWAMTPERLANVRLGVAGQNLFDVAFAYELREARGAQDDVEFEMLSGMAPGIAEVVRRDVGQLLLYVPVVDPGEFDVAISYLVRRLEENAAPENFMSGVFDLASDPVVFAREQQRFLDALADLDPGAPVPAPRRAQDRLAEQGAPVAGPPAPGPLPEYAPAPDSDPALPANREWARRIAAAIPGSKRGIDDVRSGEALLATVEDVDSAIAGLTSAQRAWAARPAAERAAIIDHAGDILASRRAELIEVAAAETGKTIDQSDPEVSEAIDFCRHYARMALELADPDYLTGARFTPARVSVVASPWNFPLAIPTGGVVAALAVGSAVVLKPAPPARRCGAEIVRALHAAGVPQDVLMLAPIEDGDVSQHLVTHEGVERVILTGSYDTARLFRSWKPSMRLLGETSGKNAIIITPSADPDLAVRDAVASAFGHAGQKCSAASLLVLVGSAGRSERIARQLVDATASLRVKGPEHLDSQVGPVVVPDDPKARRGLTTLGRGEHWVLAPKHLGGGLWRPGVRAGVAPGSEYHLTEYFAPVIGIMRVDTLAEAIEVVNAVDYGLTSGLQTLDPAELAQWLDGIEAGNLYVNRGITGAIVRRQPFGGWKRSAIGATTKAGGPSYLLGLGEVSPAEGAEAEAESGSLSDVDERVAGLFEAVRHELVRADAAWLRRALVADAAAWQERYGRALDVTGLVCERNILRYRPTPVIVRSVRGVETVDLVRVLAAGVLAGSDVELSVEAPLQAGLTAAAQAAGVRVALEPEGVWSARLADLGTSHALGTRVRILAPRGVPEASVWEEATSLTIGSPDVALYTGAVTPCPHTELLPFLREQSVAITNHRFGTPLDLAAGLI; encoded by the coding sequence ATGGCGACCCAGGACAGCCCCACCCCGACGAGCCCCGCCCACACCCGCGCCTGCCCCGACGACCTGTGGGCCGTCGGCCAGCGTGCCACCGCCCGAGCCCGCCGCTGGGCCGACGCCTCCGCCCACGAGCCCGTCCCGCGCAGTGCCTCCCTCCTGGCCGGCATCCTCGCCGACCCCGATGGCCTCGAGTTCATCACCCGCTTCACCGACGACGTCGTGCGCCCCACCGACCTCGACGTCGCCGGGGCCGCGCTCGCCCGCCTGGCCGCCAGGCGCACCAGCTTCCTGCCGAGGCTGCTCGGTGCCGCCACCGGCGTCGGCGGGCGCGTTGCGCGCCTCGCCCCGCGCACCTCCGCCAGGATCGCCCGCCGCACCTTCCGCGAGCTCGTCGGCGACCTCGTCGTCGACGCCACCGAGGCCAATCTCGGACCCGCGCTCGCCCGCCTGCGCGAGGGCGGCAACCGCCTCAACGTCAACCTCCTGGGCGAGGCCGTCCTGGGGGAGAAGGAGGCCGAGCGGCGCCTCGCCGCGGTCACAGGACTCGTCACGCGCGACGACGTCGACTACGCCTCCGTCAAGGTCTCCGCCGTCACCGGCCCCCACAACCCCTGGGGACACGAGGAGGTCGTCGCCCACGGCGTCGAGGCCCTCACACCCCTGTACCGCACCGCCCGCGACCACGGCACCTTCCTCAACCTCGACATGGAGGACTACAAGGACCTCGATCTGACCATCGAGGTCTTCACCGCCATCCTCGATCAACCTGACCTGCGAGGCTACGAGGCGGGCATCGTCCTGCAGGCCTACCTGCCCGACTCCCTGGCCGCCATGGAGCGCCTCCAGGACTGGGCCGCCGCCCGCGTCGCCTCCGGCGGAAGCCGGGTCAAGGTCCGCATCGTCAAGGGCGCCAACCTGTCCATGGAGCGCGTCGACGCCGAGATCCACGGCTGGGAGCTGGTCACCTGGCCCAGCAAGCAGGCCACCGACACCAACTACAAGCGGATGCTTCAGTGGGCCATGACGCCTGAGCGCCTGGCCAACGTCCGCCTGGGCGTAGCCGGCCAGAACCTCTTCGACGTCGCCTTCGCCTACGAGCTGCGCGAGGCCCGCGGCGCCCAGGACGACGTCGAGTTCGAGATGCTCTCCGGCATGGCCCCCGGCATCGCCGAGGTCGTGCGCCGCGACGTCGGCCAGCTCCTCCTGTACGTGCCCGTGGTGGACCCCGGCGAGTTCGACGTCGCCATCTCCTACCTCGTGCGCCGTCTCGAGGAGAACGCCGCCCCCGAGAACTTCATGTCGGGCGTCTTCGACCTCGCCTCCGACCCCGTCGTCTTCGCTCGCGAGCAGCAGCGCTTCCTCGATGCCCTTGCCGACCTCGACCCCGGTGCCCCCGTGCCCGCGCCTCGCCGCGCCCAGGACCGCCTCGCCGAGCAGGGAGCCCCCGTTGCCGGGCCGCCCGCCCCGGGTCCCCTGCCCGAGTACGCCCCCGCCCCCGACTCCGACCCCGCCCTGCCCGCCAACCGCGAATGGGCGCGCCGCATCGCCGCCGCCATCCCCGGCTCGAAGCGCGGCATCGACGACGTGCGCTCCGGCGAGGCCCTCCTGGCCACCGTCGAGGATGTGGACAGCGCCATCGCCGGACTCACGAGCGCGCAGAGGGCCTGGGCGGCCCGACCCGCCGCAGAGCGCGCCGCCATCATCGACCATGCCGGGGACATCCTCGCCTCCCGCCGGGCCGAGCTCATCGAAGTGGCCGCCGCCGAGACCGGCAAGACCATCGACCAGTCCGACCCAGAGGTCAGCGAGGCCATCGACTTCTGCCGCCACTACGCGCGGATGGCCCTGGAGCTGGCCGATCCCGACTACCTCACCGGCGCCCGCTTCACCCCCGCGCGGGTGAGCGTCGTCGCCTCGCCCTGGAACTTCCCACTGGCCATCCCCACCGGGGGAGTCGTGGCCGCCCTGGCCGTGGGCAGCGCCGTCGTCCTCAAGCCCGCCCCTCCCGCCCGCCGCTGCGGCGCCGAGATCGTGCGCGCCCTCCACGCCGCCGGGGTGCCGCAGGACGTCCTCATGCTCGCCCCCATCGAGGATGGTGATGTCTCCCAACACCTCGTCACCCATGAGGGCGTCGAGCGCGTCATCCTCACCGGCTCCTACGACACCGCCCGCCTCTTCCGCTCCTGGAAGCCCTCCATGCGCCTCCTGGGGGAGACCAGCGGCAAGAACGCCATCATCATCACCCCCTCGGCCGATCCCGACCTCGCCGTGCGCGACGCCGTCGCCTCGGCCTTCGGGCACGCCGGCCAGAAGTGCTCGGCCGCTTCCCTCCTCGTGCTCGTCGGCTCGGCGGGCCGGTCGGAGCGCATCGCCCGCCAGCTCGTCGACGCCACCGCCTCCCTGCGGGTCAAAGGGCCGGAGCACCTGGACTCCCAGGTGGGGCCCGTCGTCGTCCCGGACGACCCCAAGGCGCGGCGGGGGCTGACCACCCTGGGGCGCGGGGAGCACTGGGTGCTCGCCCCCAAGCATCTGGGCGGGGGCCTGTGGCGCCCCGGCGTCCGCGCCGGTGTGGCCCCCGGCAGCGAGTATCACCTCACCGAGTACTTCGCGCCGGTCATCGGCATCATGAGGGTGGATACGCTCGCCGAGGCGATCGAGGTGGTCAACGCCGTCGACTACGGGCTGACCTCCGGGCTGCAGACCCTCGACCCCGCCGAGCTCGCCCAGTGGCTCGACGGGATCGAGGCCGGCAACCTCTACGTCAACCGTGGCATCACCGGCGCCATCGTGCGGCGCCAGCCCTTCGGCGGCTGGAAGCGCTCCGCCATCGGCGCCACCACGAAGGCCGGCGGCCCCTCCTACCTGCTCGGCCTGGGGGAGGTCTCCCCGGCGGAGGGCGCCGAGGCGGAGGCCGAGAGCGGCTCACTGTCCGACGTCGATGAGCGCGTCGCGGGGCTCTTCGAGGCTGTGCGCCACGAGCTCGTCCGCGCCGACGCCGCCTGGCTGCGCCGCGCCCTCGTCGCAGACGCCGCCGCCTGGCAGGAGCGCTACGGCCGGGCGCTCGATGTCACGGGGCTGGTCTGCGAGCGCAATATCCTGCGCTACCGGCCCACCCCCGTCATCGTGCGCTCCGTGCGTGGCGTGGAGACGGTCGACCTCGTGCGTGTCCTCGCCGCGGGCGTGCTCGCGGGCTCCGACGTGGAGCTCTCCGTGGAGGCGCCGCTGCAGGCGGGCCTGACCGCCGCAGCTCAGGCGGCGGGCGTGCGCGTGGCGCTGGAGCCCGAGGGCGTGTGGTCCGCCCGCCTGGCGGACCTGGGCACCTCTCACGCCTTGGGCACGCGCGTGCGCATCCTCGCCCCGCGCGGCGTCCCCGAGGCCTCCGTCTGGGAGGAGGCGACGTCGTTGACCATCGGCAGTCCCGACGTCGCCCTCTACACGGGGGCAGTCACCCCCTGCCCGCACACGGAGCTCCTGCCCTTCCTGCGCGAGCAGTCCGTCGCGATCACCAACCACCGCTTCGGCACACCCCTCGACCTCGCCGCCGGCCTCATCTGA
- the leuA gene encoding 2-isopropylmalate synthase yields MRTARPAPQQPSGMPYTKYAPFQDTVVTDLPDRTWPTKRLTRAPRWLSTDLRDGNQSLIEPMGPEAKRALFDLLVRIGFKEIEIGFPAASQTDFDFVRSLVADNAIPEDVTISVLTQSREDLIDRTLDACIGIPRATVHLYNALSPLFREVVFRMGKDDVRELAVAGTRMVMARAEKVLTEDTIFGYEYSPEIFVDTERDYTLEVCEAVMDVWQPEADREIILNLPATVERATPNVYADQIEWMSRNLSRRDVVALSLHNHNDRGSGVAAAELGLLAGADRVEGCLFGHGERTGNVDLITLALNLFSQGVDPMLDLSDIDEVRRVVETSTQMDVPPRTPYAGELVYTSFSGSHQDAIKKGFAARAEAVAAAHAEGLDGEAAETAVPWVMPYLPIDPHDVGRSYEAVVRVNSQSGKGGVSYLLKHRYNLDLPRRLQIEFSRIVQRHTDTYGGEIDAATLWSIFADEYLPARQAPESGLESWGRFELKGATLTSAGDEDSILTVTVRDNGERRLLTASGNGPLGAFVTALEQTGVSVRILDYVEHALSEGRDARAASYVECEVNGQVLWGVGIDPSITTSSFKAVISAVNRALR; encoded by the coding sequence ATGCGCACCGCCCGCCCCGCCCCCCAGCAGCCCTCCGGCATGCCCTACACGAAGTACGCGCCCTTCCAGGACACGGTTGTCACCGACCTGCCCGACCGCACCTGGCCCACCAAGCGTCTGACGCGCGCACCCCGCTGGCTGTCCACCGACCTGCGCGATGGCAACCAGTCCCTCATCGAGCCGATGGGGCCCGAGGCCAAGCGCGCCCTGTTCGACCTGCTCGTGCGCATCGGCTTCAAGGAGATCGAAATCGGCTTCCCCGCCGCCTCCCAGACCGACTTCGACTTCGTGCGCTCCCTCGTCGCCGACAACGCGATCCCCGAGGACGTGACGATCAGCGTCCTGACCCAGTCTCGCGAGGACCTCATCGACCGGACCCTGGACGCCTGCATCGGCATCCCGCGCGCCACGGTCCACCTGTACAACGCCCTGTCCCCGCTGTTTCGCGAGGTCGTCTTCCGCATGGGCAAGGACGACGTGCGCGAGCTCGCCGTCGCCGGCACCCGCATGGTCATGGCCCGCGCCGAGAAGGTCCTGACCGAGGACACCATCTTCGGCTACGAGTACTCCCCGGAGATCTTCGTCGACACCGAGCGCGACTACACCCTCGAGGTCTGCGAGGCCGTCATGGACGTGTGGCAGCCGGAGGCTGATCGCGAGATCATCCTCAACTTGCCCGCCACCGTCGAGCGTGCCACCCCCAACGTGTACGCGGACCAGATCGAGTGGATGAGCCGCAACCTCTCGCGCCGCGACGTCGTCGCCCTGTCGCTGCACAACCACAACGACCGGGGCTCGGGTGTCGCCGCCGCCGAGCTGGGTCTGCTTGCTGGTGCCGACCGGGTCGAGGGCTGCCTCTTCGGTCACGGTGAGCGCACTGGCAACGTCGACCTCATCACCCTGGCCCTCAACCTCTTCAGCCAGGGTGTGGACCCGATGCTCGACCTGTCGGACATTGACGAGGTCCGCCGCGTGGTGGAGACCTCCACCCAGATGGACGTGCCTCCGCGCACGCCCTACGCCGGTGAGCTCGTCTACACCTCCTTCTCCGGCTCCCACCAGGACGCCATCAAGAAGGGCTTCGCCGCCCGGGCCGAGGCGGTCGCCGCCGCGCATGCCGAGGGGCTCGACGGCGAGGCCGCGGAGACGGCGGTGCCCTGGGTGATGCCGTACCTGCCCATCGACCCGCACGACGTCGGCCGCTCCTACGAGGCCGTCGTGCGCGTCAACTCCCAGTCCGGCAAGGGGGGCGTGTCCTACCTGCTCAAGCACAGGTACAACCTCGACCTGCCGCGCCGGCTCCAGATCGAGTTCTCCCGCATTGTCCAGCGGCACACGGACACCTATGGCGGCGAGATCGACGCGGCCACCCTGTGGTCGATCTTCGCCGACGAGTACCTGCCCGCCCGCCAGGCGCCCGAGTCGGGGCTGGAGTCCTGGGGCCGCTTCGAGCTCAAGGGCGCGACGCTCACCTCGGCCGGCGACGAGGACTCGATCCTCACGGTCACGGTGCGCGACAACGGCGAGCGTCGACTGCTGACCGCCTCCGGCAACGGTCCGCTCGGCGCCTTCGTCACTGCGCTGGAGCAGACGGGCGTGAGCGTGCGCATTCTCGACTACGTCGAGCACGCGCTGAGTGAGGGCCGTGACGCGCGCGCCGCCTCCTACGTCGAGTGCGAGGTCAACGGCCAGGTCCTGTGGGGTGTGGGCATCGACCCGTCGATCACGACCTCCTCCTTCAAGGCCGTCATCTCCGCCGTCAACCGCGCCCTGCGCTGA